Proteins encoded together in one Marispirochaeta sp. window:
- a CDS encoding transglycosylase SLT domain-containing protein: protein MNGIRVIGIFSVLALIIPLLAFLFVQDGVTEDEMPRYIETAIHLGPEQDIGLELYRRPESRQQVIDFYSQVTGSREIAELILHYSNRFEVPPSLSFSLVYAESNFRTRAVNRNSHSIDRGLFQLNNRSFPELTEADFFDPVINTRHGVAYLRYCLDEGKNLIVALAMYNAGRTRVTERGAPRMTLDYIAKILDYQSDLEGRFENGLISKQQLVKTDAKSGKRIAYVLDKSKTVK, encoded by the coding sequence ATGAATGGAATTAGAGTTATTGGTATTTTTAGCGTTCTCGCTCTAATAATCCCCCTTCTGGCCTTCCTTTTCGTACAGGACGGGGTTACTGAAGACGAAATGCCCCGGTATATCGAAACGGCGATTCACCTTGGTCCGGAGCAGGACATCGGTCTCGAACTCTACAGACGTCCGGAGAGCCGTCAACAGGTTATCGATTTCTATTCCCAGGTTACCGGTTCCCGTGAGATCGCAGAACTGATTCTGCATTATTCGAACAGGTTCGAAGTTCCTCCTTCTCTATCGTTTTCTCTGGTTTATGCTGAAAGCAATTTCAGGACGCGGGCCGTCAACCGAAACAGTCACTCCATTGACCGGGGACTCTTCCAGCTGAATAACCGTTCTTTTCCCGAGCTTACAGAAGCTGACTTTTTTGATCCTGTTATTAATACCCGGCACGGAGTTGCCTACCTGCGGTACTGCCTGGATGAGGGAAAAAACCTTATAGTAGCCCTCGCCATGTACAATGCGGGACGGACCCGGGTAACAGAACGGGGAGCGCCGCGTATGACCCTTGATTATATCGCGAAAATTCTGGATTACCAAAGTGACCTGGAAGGGCGTTTTGAAAATGGTCTGATCAGCAAGCAGCAGCTTGTAAAAACAGACGCAAAGAGCGGCAAGCGCATTGCCTACGTACTTGACAAGAGTAAGACCGTAAAATAG
- a CDS encoding peptide ABC transporter substrate-binding protein — protein sequence MRKIITLLAALLSFTLYAESITVSFGSTQIALDPHHSYSSTEAQLYTALYEGLYTYHPLTLEPVPGVARDFEVSDDGLVYRFYLRPDAYYWNGDRVTAEDFRESWLLHLDPEDRAEYTFLLDIIKGARDYRTGKGTREDVGITVPEEGVIEVHLNHPASHFLKILCHHSFSPVHPAFRETPDWENAPSVLGNGPFMLYSRSSDKYVLKKSQLYWDRKNVRSEEIIFLLSDDYQHLTDLFNAKEVLWSSGNLLYDKLDNPATLQVFHQFATSYFYFVCDEDPWNDPRIRRALLLLVPWEELRTEERYAVPTARAVPQISGYPEVSGINVRDREAALELLREAGFPEGKGLSPPMFKIPESQEVRELALAMASAWKESLGLESRFTVVPYTDYYNSIERKDYTIGLMSWIGDYADPLAFLQMWVGDSNLNKGSYKNPAYDELIEEAMALSGRERYNKMAEAEGLILNEGGIIPYKHSPSYNFIHSDVLGGWLPNPLDIHPFKYFSYNKPPLPARIVQAD from the coding sequence ATGAGAAAAATCATTACCTTGCTTGCAGCCCTGCTCAGCTTTACACTTTACGCAGAAAGCATTACCGTCAGTTTTGGTTCCACCCAGATAGCTCTGGATCCTCACCACTCCTATTCCTCTACAGAAGCCCAGCTGTACACCGCTCTCTATGAAGGCTTATATACCTATCATCCCCTTACCCTGGAGCCGGTCCCTGGTGTAGCCCGGGATTTCGAGGTTTCCGATGACGGCCTGGTGTACCGTTTCTACCTGCGGCCGGATGCATATTACTGGAATGGCGACAGGGTCACAGCTGAGGACTTTAGAGAGTCCTGGCTGCTGCATCTGGATCCGGAGGACAGAGCGGAGTACACCTTTCTGCTGGATATTATCAAGGGGGCCCGGGATTATCGTACAGGCAAAGGTACGCGGGAGGATGTGGGCATTACTGTTCCCGAGGAGGGAGTTATCGAGGTACACCTGAACCACCCGGCATCTCACTTTCTGAAAATTCTCTGTCATCACAGCTTTTCTCCCGTTCATCCTGCATTCCGGGAGACCCCTGACTGGGAAAACGCGCCTTCGGTACTGGGAAACGGTCCTTTTATGCTCTATTCCAGAAGTTCCGACAAATACGTTCTGAAAAAAAGCCAGTTGTACTGGGACCGGAAGAATGTCCGAAGCGAAGAGATCATCTTCCTGCTCAGTGATGACTATCAGCATCTGACCGATCTGTTTAACGCAAAAGAGGTCCTCTGGTCTTCGGGCAACCTTCTCTATGACAAACTGGATAACCCCGCGACCCTGCAGGTGTTCCATCAGTTCGCCACCAGCTATTTCTACTTTGTTTGCGACGAAGATCCCTGGAACGATCCCCGTATCCGGCGGGCACTGCTGCTGCTTGTCCCCTGGGAAGAGCTGCGTACCGAAGAGCGTTATGCTGTACCTACCGCCCGTGCTGTTCCACAGATCTCCGGATACCCTGAGGTCTCCGGGATCAATGTCAGAGACAGAGAGGCTGCCCTGGAGCTGCTGCGGGAAGCAGGATTCCCCGAAGGAAAAGGCCTTTCCCCACCGATGTTCAAGATTCCCGAGAGCCAGGAAGTGCGGGAGCTGGCTCTGGCCATGGCCTCCGCCTGGAAGGAGTCCCTGGGGCTTGAATCCCGCTTTACCGTGGTACCGTATACAGATTACTACAATTCCATAGAAAGAAAGGATTACACCATCGGCCTGATGAGCTGGATCGGCGATTATGCTGATCCCCTCGCGTTTCTGCAAATGTGGGTCGGAGACTCCAACCTGAACAAGGGATCATATAAGAATCCTGCGTACGATGAACTGATTGAAGAGGCAATGGCCCTTTCCGGCCGGGAACGCTACAATAAAATGGCAGAAGCCGAAGGACTGATCCTCAATGAAGGTGGAATCATACCTTACAAGCACTCTCCTTCCTACAATTTTATTCACTCAGACGTGCTTGGCGGCTGGCTTCCCAACCCCCTGGATATTCATCCCTTCAAGTATTTCAGCTATAACAAGCCGCCTCTTCCTGCGAGAATCGTACAGGCGGATTGA
- a CDS encoding DUF4416 family protein, translated as MGQEGNFPPEKCIIPLLFSREAVLPSLYAEIERNFGPIDYISREIPFSYSSYYNEEMGPEIRRIFLGLKELIDPGQLWRIKKNTNRIEAAFAASPGKISAKGSGRTVNLDPGLLDLNHLVLGTTKHAGHRIPLSEGIYAEITLHYRHGRFEPLSWTYPDYRSEEYQKILLELREIFHNQLKHHS; from the coding sequence ATGGGTCAGGAAGGTAATTTCCCGCCGGAAAAATGTATAATACCCCTTCTTTTCAGTCGGGAAGCTGTATTGCCGTCTCTTTATGCTGAGATAGAGAGAAATTTCGGACCAATCGATTATATCAGCCGGGAGATACCTTTTTCCTATTCTTCCTATTATAACGAAGAGATGGGTCCTGAAATACGCAGGATCTTTCTTGGTCTGAAGGAACTCATCGATCCGGGGCAATTATGGCGCATAAAAAAGAACACCAACCGGATAGAAGCTGCCTTTGCTGCAAGCCCAGGAAAAATATCAGCAAAGGGCTCCGGCCGCACAGTAAATCTTGATCCGGGCCTGCTGGACCTGAACCATCTGGTTCTGGGAACAACAAAACATGCCGGGCATCGGATTCCTCTTTCTGAGGGAATATACGCGGAGATAACCCTCCATTACAGGCATGGACGCTTTGAACCGCTGTCCTGGACCTATCCTGATTACCGCAGCGAAGAGTATCAGAAGATACTTCTCGAACTACGGGAGATTTTTCATAATCAGCTGAAGCACCACTCCTGA
- a CDS encoding response regulator, translating to MTTKRVLYAEDEFTNRKLLEMKLKNHGISCDLAHDGIQAMELFKKNTYDLIILDQYMPGMNGDQVARRIRETHPGLPLIAITSDDGEIERLNEAGFNEVFIKPLRGQHYIDSIKNYLT from the coding sequence GTGACAACAAAACGGGTTCTCTATGCGGAAGATGAGTTCACCAATCGCAAACTGCTGGAGATGAAACTCAAGAATCATGGCATCAGTTGCGATCTGGCTCATGACGGAATTCAGGCAATGGAGCTTTTTAAGAAGAACACCTACGACCTGATTATTCTAGATCAGTACATGCCCGGTATGAATGGAGATCAGGTAGCGCGACGAATTCGAGAAACCCATCCCGGCCTTCCGCTTATCGCCATCACCTCAGATGACGGAGAAATCGAACGTTTGAACGAGGCTGGTTTCAACGAGGTCTTTATAAAACCCCTCAGGGGCCAGCACTATATTGATTCAATCAAGAACTACCTTACCTGA
- a CDS encoding class I SAM-dependent methyltransferase, whose translation MIDSLRRLKEHYEPRIRPESLGYEILDWEDQESQFCRFEVLVRTVNLDGKSLLDLGCGVGDLCFYFQEKGIGADYTGVDILDKMITEARRRCPPGRFVKADLLTENPFGDERFQVAFCSGIFNLETGDNEQLLDDYLKRLYDLTIETVVINLLSTASRDQQARYHYFCPESVKKRAGAVYPFVEIESGYLSNDFTLICRHGA comes from the coding sequence ATGATAGATTCACTGCGACGCCTGAAGGAACACTACGAGCCGCGAATTCGTCCCGAAAGTCTGGGCTATGAAATCCTTGACTGGGAAGACCAGGAGAGCCAGTTCTGCCGTTTCGAGGTACTGGTCAGGACTGTGAACCTGGATGGAAAGTCCCTGTTGGATCTGGGCTGTGGGGTCGGCGATCTCTGTTTCTATTTTCAGGAAAAAGGAATCGGTGCCGATTATACCGGTGTTGACATTCTGGATAAGATGATTACAGAAGCCCGCAGGCGCTGTCCTCCAGGGCGCTTTGTCAAAGCAGACCTGTTGACAGAAAACCCCTTCGGGGATGAGCGGTTTCAGGTAGCATTCTGTTCGGGGATTTTTAACCTGGAGACGGGAGATAACGAACAACTGCTGGATGACTATTTAAAGCGCTTGTATGACCTTACTATCGAAACAGTGGTTATTAACCTGCTTTCTACCGCCTCCAGGGATCAGCAGGCCCGCTACCACTATTTTTGTCCGGAAAGCGTAAAAAAGCGGGCCGGAGCGGTTTATCCTTTCGTAGAGATAGAATCCGGTTATCTGTCAAACGATTTTACCCTTATCTGCCGGCATGGGGCCTGA
- a CDS encoding phospholipase D family protein, whose product MEFRLQPAQNGIIREFSRIIDEQIEDDQTALLMVPENDEALRWRLALVDSAKTSLDIQYFLWDNDRTSKLLMHRLILAADRGVKVRILVDDIFTSHPDLAVASLSEHPNLEIRIFNPNPSRSTDAGAAFRYMLEVRRLNRRMHNKLFIADGRVSLIGGRNIGDAYFGLASEFNFVDLDVLAVGDCVEDMSTSFDLFWNSPASFPGTQLHKRGSSDYLDKLRANYGAKVAEDEILNDEKYIPGSWVPFFHERVSGFIPAYVRFVSDHPYDENGREVTNSLVDLIQNGFGDIIMSTPYFIPGLEGIHNFADIAEQGTGIRLLVPSLGSINHTAVHSHYRKYRKTILESGIEVFEYKHNPMGRGRTLADMDGNRADFISMHMKVVVAGASRAYVGSLNLDHRAMRINTENGLIIDSKEFAQKLRSLLESLMTPEGSWQLTLKNGRILWESEDVIRKTAPARSVFQRIPEFLFRFLPIETML is encoded by the coding sequence TTGGAGTTCAGATTACAGCCTGCTCAAAACGGCATAATCCGGGAGTTCTCACGGATTATTGATGAGCAGATTGAAGATGATCAGACGGCACTGCTTATGGTGCCGGAAAATGATGAGGCGCTGCGCTGGCGTCTCGCATTAGTCGACTCGGCAAAGACTTCTCTTGATATCCAGTATTTCCTCTGGGACAATGACCGCACAAGCAAATTACTGATGCACCGGCTTATTCTGGCGGCGGACCGCGGTGTCAAGGTGCGGATCCTCGTGGACGATATCTTTACCAGCCATCCGGATCTCGCGGTCGCATCCTTGAGTGAGCATCCAAACCTGGAAATCCGTATTTTCAATCCCAATCCTTCCAGGAGCACCGATGCCGGTGCTGCCTTCCGCTATATGCTGGAAGTCAGGCGGCTTAACCGCAGAATGCATAATAAGCTTTTTATTGCCGACGGAAGGGTCTCCCTGATCGGTGGACGGAATATAGGGGACGCTTATTTTGGACTTGCTTCGGAGTTTAATTTTGTTGATCTGGATGTTCTGGCTGTCGGTGACTGTGTTGAAGATATGTCAACCTCTTTTGATCTGTTCTGGAACAGCCCCGCTTCGTTTCCCGGAACTCAGCTCCATAAACGGGGTTCTTCTGATTATCTGGATAAGCTGAGGGCGAACTATGGGGCGAAGGTTGCGGAGGATGAGATCCTTAATGACGAGAAGTATATCCCAGGCTCGTGGGTTCCGTTTTTTCATGAAAGGGTCTCCGGGTTTATTCCCGCCTATGTCAGGTTTGTTTCCGATCATCCCTATGACGAGAATGGCCGGGAGGTGACTAACTCCCTTGTAGATCTCATACAAAACGGCTTCGGCGACATAATCATGTCTACTCCCTATTTTATTCCGGGACTTGAAGGTATTCACAATTTCGCGGACATCGCAGAACAGGGAACGGGGATACGGCTGCTGGTCCCCTCGTTAGGATCCATAAATCATACTGCGGTTCATAGTCACTACAGAAAGTATCGCAAGACCATCCTTGAAAGCGGGATTGAGGTGTTTGAATACAAACACAATCCCATGGGGAGGGGCAGAACCCTTGCAGACATGGATGGCAATCGGGCTGATTTTATCAGTATGCATATGAAGGTAGTAGTTGCCGGCGCCTCGCGGGCCTATGTGGGCTCGTTGAATCTTGATCACCGGGCCATGCGGATTAATACCGAGAACGGATTGATTATCGATTCAAAAGAGTTTGCACAGAAATTACGAAGTCTTCTTGAATCATTAATGACCCCTGAGGGATCCTGGCAGCTTACACTCAAGAATGGACGAATATTGTGGGAGTCAGAGGATGTAATCCGAAAAACAGCTCCGGCCCGCTCAGTATTTCAGAGGATACCGGAGTTCTTGTTTCGTTTTCTGCCGATCGAAACCATGCTTTAG
- the malQ gene encoding 4-alpha-glucanotransferase, whose protein sequence is MIRRRAAGILLHPTSLSGPYGIGDLGREAHRFVDFLNRCGMSLWQILPLGPTGFGNSPYAAVSSFAGNPMLISPDILAEEGLLSHEDLHDLPDFPQDHVDYGIVVPWKTNLVRKAAASFLSGNSEPDRQAFDNFCSHESWWLDDFALYSALQDHFKNRSSRSSKKGPLINSRWDRDIALREPEALARWSDKLRQDTELKKVIQFLFYRQWRRLKSYAAERGIRFIGDIPIFVAPDSSDVWAWREYFQIDTDGRLTAQAGVPPDYFSATGQLWGNPVYNWEALGRDRYSWWIRRIEYTLNQVDWIRIDHFRGFEAYWSVPADAETAVEGAWIKAPGYEMFQELKRRLGRLPIIAEDLGVITPEVIKLRQSLEFPGMRVLQFGFEFDVQRGFNAAHHFLPHNYDFNTVVYTGTHDNDTTAGWYNSMDERIRDIVRRYLARNDHDIVWDFIRMAISSAAGFAVIPFQDLLSLGTEFRMNTPSTVGPHNWAYRHRPQDLNDLISARLKEMNSLYNRLPEPEV, encoded by the coding sequence ATGATACGTCGGCGTGCCGCCGGGATTCTTCTACATCCGACATCTTTGTCCGGTCCCTACGGTATTGGCGATCTTGGACGAGAAGCCCATCGTTTTGTCGATTTTCTTAACCGCTGCGGTATGAGTCTTTGGCAGATCCTGCCTCTTGGGCCGACGGGTTTTGGCAACAGTCCCTACGCCGCGGTCTCCAGTTTTGCCGGAAACCCGATGCTGATCAGTCCTGATATTCTTGCAGAGGAGGGGCTGCTCTCTCATGAGGACCTTCATGATTTGCCGGATTTTCCCCAGGACCATGTTGACTATGGAATAGTCGTTCCCTGGAAAACCAATCTGGTCAGAAAGGCAGCCGCGAGCTTTCTTTCAGGGAACTCCGAACCCGACAGACAGGCTTTCGATAATTTCTGCAGCCATGAGTCCTGGTGGCTCGATGACTTCGCCCTGTACTCCGCGCTGCAGGACCATTTCAAAAATCGCAGCTCCCGGTCATCAAAGAAAGGTCCCCTTATCAACAGCCGCTGGGACCGGGATATTGCCCTCAGAGAACCGGAAGCCCTCGCACGCTGGTCGGATAAACTCCGGCAGGATACGGAGCTTAAGAAGGTTATTCAGTTTCTGTTTTACCGTCAGTGGCGCCGCCTCAAAAGTTATGCCGCCGAACGGGGCATACGCTTTATTGGCGATATCCCGATTTTCGTTGCCCCGGATTCCTCAGATGTCTGGGCCTGGCGCGAGTATTTTCAAATTGATACCGACGGGCGTTTAACTGCCCAGGCGGGAGTCCCCCCTGATTACTTCAGCGCCACTGGCCAGCTCTGGGGAAACCCGGTTTATAATTGGGAAGCCCTGGGAAGGGACAGATACTCGTGGTGGATCCGCCGCATCGAATATACCCTCAATCAGGTTGACTGGATACGGATAGACCATTTTCGGGGCTTTGAGGCTTACTGGAGTGTTCCTGCTGATGCGGAAACTGCTGTCGAAGGAGCGTGGATCAAAGCTCCGGGTTACGAGATGTTCCAGGAACTAAAACGCCGCTTAGGGCGTCTCCCGATTATCGCCGAGGATCTGGGGGTGATTACCCCGGAGGTAATAAAGCTGCGCCAATCCCTCGAATTTCCCGGAATGAGAGTGCTGCAGTTCGGCTTTGAATTTGATGTGCAGCGCGGTTTTAATGCCGCGCATCACTTCCTGCCTCATAACTACGATTTTAATACGGTCGTCTATACCGGCACCCACGATAACGATACGACCGCCGGCTGGTATAATTCCATGGATGAGCGGATACGGGACATTGTGCGCCGGTATCTTGCCCGGAATGATCATGACATTGTCTGGGACTTTATACGAATGGCCATTTCCTCGGCCGCGGGTTTTGCAGTGATTCCTTTCCAGGACCTGCTCTCTCTTGGCACCGAGTTTCGCATGAACACACCATCTACTGTTGGACCCCATAACTGGGCCTACCGGCACCGGCCGCAGGACCTGAACGACCTGATATCAGCACGGCTTAAAGAGATGAACAGCCTGTACAACCGCCTGCCGGAGCCGGAGGTTTGA
- a CDS encoding Xaa-Pro peptidase family protein encodes MANYRLSTLQNWMEQEGIELVVLEDTEGRRNASLRYVCGHPSDALFFFHSSGASLLVAWDLPLAELYGTADALVAYSEFQRSPVQAIVGVARRFGLARNARIELPSGMPLPLVESIRAEAPEFSFLCRYGGAETQLKELRSIKDAAELDIYREAAGITNSVINDLVQGFRDKRFSTELDAALFIEAEVRRAGAEGTGFETIVANPERSFGIHAFPSFSGAGLGLDGPTIIDFGVKLKGYTTDVTLTIIRGSLNPEQERMAALVEEAYAAAEAALAPGVPSTSVARRVDEVFEREGFSMPHSLGHAIGLEAHEQPVLRDRKELETTIRPGMVLAIEPGLYAPEPGGFRKENDYLVTERGIEKLTQSGFFRI; translated from the coding sequence ATGGCAAATTATCGCCTGAGTACCCTGCAAAACTGGATGGAACAGGAAGGGATCGAACTTGTGGTCCTGGAAGATACCGAAGGACGGCGGAATGCTTCTTTACGGTATGTCTGCGGCCATCCTTCTGATGCCCTCTTCTTTTTTCATTCCAGCGGGGCGTCCCTGCTCGTCGCCTGGGACCTGCCCCTGGCGGAACTCTACGGAACCGCTGATGCACTGGTTGCCTACAGCGAGTTTCAGCGCAGTCCGGTTCAGGCAATCGTCGGAGTAGCCAGGCGTTTTGGTCTGGCCCGGAACGCACGCATTGAACTGCCCTCCGGAATGCCGCTTCCCCTGGTAGAATCCATTCGGGCCGAAGCGCCGGAGTTCAGTTTTCTCTGCCGGTATGGCGGAGCCGAAACCCAGCTTAAGGAGCTCCGCAGCATCAAAGATGCCGCGGAGCTGGATATCTACCGTGAAGCGGCGGGAATAACCAACAGCGTTATTAACGACCTTGTACAGGGATTTCGGGACAAGCGCTTTTCCACAGAACTCGACGCAGCCCTCTTTATTGAAGCAGAAGTCCGGCGGGCCGGGGCAGAGGGTACCGGCTTTGAAACCATAGTGGCGAACCCTGAACGCAGCTTTGGCATTCATGCCTTCCCCTCCTTTTCAGGAGCAGGACTGGGTCTGGACGGACCGACAATCATAGATTTCGGCGTAAAATTGAAGGGCTACACTACGGATGTAACCCTTACGATTATACGTGGCTCCCTGAACCCCGAACAGGAGCGAATGGCCGCCCTGGTGGAAGAGGCCTATGCTGCTGCGGAGGCAGCCCTCGCACCTGGAGTTCCATCAACCTCAGTTGCCCGGCGGGTAGATGAGGTTTTTGAACGGGAAGGCTTCTCCATGCCTCACAGCCTCGGTCACGCGATAGGCCTGGAGGCACATGAACAGCCGGTGCTTCGGGACCGTAAAGAACTGGAGACCACAATCCGACCCGGGATGGTATTAGCCATTGAACCCGGCCTGTACGCCCCCGAGCCAGGAGGATTCCGTAAAGAAAACGACTATCTGGTTACCGAACGTGGAATTGAAAAACTCACCCAATCGGGATTTTTCAGGATATAG
- the aroF gene encoding 3-deoxy-7-phosphoheptulonate synthase, protein MVIVLNKSISNADKENIRTFLIRKGFTVREIVGEEETIFGAVGLVQLDRREVELLSGVDQVIPITKPYKLASREFKKEDTLVKVGPVKIGPLRLAVIAGPCAIESREQIMESARIVRDSGGVMLRGGAFKPRTSPYAFQGLGEEGARYLKEAGEKYGLPVVTEIVATEHADMLADIVDVLQIGARNMQNFELLKRVGSLKKPVIIKRGMAATIQEWLMAAEYLMAHGAEDVILCERGIRTFETYTRNTLDLSAIPVIKKLSHLPIIVDPSHATGIREKVIPMGLAAVAAGADGLVVEVHPDPDKALSDGPQSLLPEQFEKLMRDIEAMSPVVGRELERPVRREAVVLSRGTAAPASASADGAVRVAFQGEHGAYSEKALSLYFSNVEAKSIPVSSFRNVFDGVLQGKVRYGVVPMENSLAGSIHENYDLFLQYPDIKILGERRVRIRHMLIGRPGAKLTEIRKVYSHPQGLAQCARFLDELLPAAEKVPYYDTAGSVAFIAAQTDASLAAIASEEAAAVYGMAVLKEGIETNPSNYTRFFIIGNSEEPAEEDANTASLVFAVPDKSGALFSCLQVLADRGINMKKLESRPIHGKPWEYMFYLDVELPGDMTVFNGAVDSLKGVSEDLRVLGVYRS, encoded by the coding sequence ATGGTAATCGTCTTAAACAAATCCATCAGCAATGCTGATAAAGAGAATATCCGTACCTTTCTGATCCGGAAGGGTTTTACTGTACGGGAGATCGTCGGTGAGGAAGAGACTATCTTCGGTGCTGTCGGTCTGGTACAACTCGACCGCCGGGAGGTCGAGCTTCTTTCAGGGGTCGATCAGGTCATCCCCATCACAAAACCTTACAAACTTGCTTCCCGGGAATTCAAGAAAGAGGACACTCTGGTTAAGGTGGGGCCGGTTAAGATCGGGCCCCTGCGCCTGGCGGTGATTGCCGGTCCCTGCGCCATTGAGAGCAGGGAGCAGATCATGGAGTCCGCCCGGATTGTACGGGACTCAGGCGGTGTAATGCTCCGGGGGGGCGCGTTTAAACCACGGACCTCACCCTACGCCTTTCAGGGGCTTGGGGAAGAGGGTGCCCGCTACCTGAAAGAGGCGGGAGAAAAGTACGGGCTACCTGTGGTCACCGAAATAGTTGCCACGGAACACGCCGATATGCTGGCGGATATTGTGGATGTCCTGCAGATCGGTGCCAGGAATATGCAGAACTTTGAACTCCTAAAGCGGGTCGGTTCGCTGAAAAAGCCTGTAATTATAAAAAGGGGTATGGCCGCGACGATACAGGAGTGGCTAATGGCTGCCGAATACCTTATGGCCCACGGAGCCGAAGATGTAATCCTCTGTGAACGGGGAATACGGACCTTTGAGACCTATACCCGAAACACCCTGGACCTCTCCGCGATTCCGGTAATTAAAAAGCTTTCCCACCTTCCGATTATTGTCGATCCATCCCATGCCACCGGTATACGGGAGAAGGTTATTCCCATGGGACTGGCTGCGGTAGCGGCCGGGGCTGACGGTCTGGTGGTGGAGGTGCATCCTGATCCGGATAAGGCCCTGTCGGACGGTCCCCAGTCTCTGCTGCCTGAGCAGTTCGAGAAACTGATGCGGGACATCGAGGCCATGTCTCCGGTTGTAGGCAGGGAGCTGGAACGCCCGGTGCGGCGGGAAGCTGTGGTCCTTTCCCGGGGTACAGCTGCTCCGGCTTCAGCTTCGGCTGATGGGGCCGTGCGGGTGGCCTTTCAGGGGGAGCATGGTGCCTACAGTGAAAAGGCTCTGTCTCTCTATTTTAGTAATGTCGAGGCAAAAAGCATTCCCGTCAGCAGTTTTCGGAATGTTTTTGACGGAGTACTGCAGGGGAAGGTCCGGTATGGGGTAGTTCCCATGGAGAACTCTCTTGCCGGGTCGATACATGAAAACTACGATCTCTTTCTGCAGTATCCGGATATAAAGATCCTGGGTGAACGCCGGGTGCGAATCCGACATATGCTTATCGGCAGGCCGGGGGCAAAACTCACGGAGATCCGAAAGGTTTATTCTCATCCCCAGGGGCTGGCCCAGTGTGCCCGTTTTCTGGATGAGTTACTGCCGGCGGCTGAGAAAGTCCCCTACTACGATACCGCCGGTTCGGTGGCCTTTATTGCAGCGCAGACGGACGCTTCTCTCGCTGCAATTGCCAGCGAAGAGGCTGCAGCGGTCTATGGAATGGCGGTTCTGAAGGAAGGAATCGAAACAAATCCCAGCAACTATACCCGGTTTTTTATTATTGGTAACAGCGAAGAGCCGGCGGAGGAGGACGCGAACACCGCTTCACTGGTTTTCGCTGTTCCGGATAAATCCGGGGCCCTGTTCAGTTGTCTTCAGGTCCTGGCAGACCGGGGCATAAATATGAAAAAGCTTGAATCCCGGCCGATCCATGGCAAACCCTGGGAGTATATGTTTTATCTTGATGTTGAACTTCCCGGCGACATGACTGTTTTCAATGGTGCTGTGGATTCACTGAAGGGCGTCTCTGAGGATCTTCGGGTACTTGGGGTTTATCGCAGCTGA